One genomic region from Glaciimonas sp. PAMC28666 encodes:
- a CDS encoding plasmid recombination protein yields the protein MTHAQFLRIKKLTGKAIIQVAARHNHREIVAELGAGSDSHIDPARTCANIVLSGPESASGVAALAQGLLDNSGVKALRKDAVRGLEIIISLPPESSIDHLRFFVDATRWIERYFEAPVISAIIHNDEAAPHCHVLLLPLVHGRMVGSDLMGGRAKLLDMQANFHAQVGQRHGLTRQASQKRLSPAIQRQAIDSAFDVLKANSGLNSTLLRVLLEAHLHNPERLLLAMGLDMPKPKVKGTFAGIMTKPCKPEKPIGFGKKKPIGFDDVAAPEKEQTLSCVGFGISAQPISPVIELHSATMNRNATVAPEPQPTDTAEGDYVRERDDDKAAVYWDESRGEFIKQTVKASCKPSIIASVRVALETIERHGSIPVMRC from the coding sequence ATGACACACGCCCAATTTTTGCGAATCAAAAAGCTGACTGGGAAGGCCATTATTCAGGTCGCCGCCAGGCATAACCACCGTGAGATAGTGGCCGAGTTGGGAGCAGGTTCTGACAGCCACATAGACCCCGCCCGGACATGCGCCAATATCGTGTTGAGCGGGCCTGAATCCGCATCAGGCGTGGCAGCACTGGCACAGGGACTACTCGACAATTCAGGCGTCAAGGCACTTCGTAAGGACGCTGTACGCGGGCTGGAAATAATTATCAGCTTGCCGCCTGAATCGTCAATAGACCACCTGCGATTTTTTGTTGATGCGACTCGATGGATAGAGCGATACTTTGAAGCGCCAGTTATCAGTGCCATCATTCACAACGACGAAGCTGCGCCACACTGCCATGTGCTGCTGCTGCCATTGGTCCATGGAAGGATGGTTGGTAGTGATTTGATGGGAGGCCGGGCCAAGCTGCTAGACATGCAAGCTAACTTTCACGCGCAAGTAGGGCAGCGGCATGGCTTGACACGGCAAGCATCACAAAAGCGGCTGAGTCCGGCGATACAGCGACAAGCGATAGATTCAGCGTTCGATGTGCTGAAAGCGAATAGCGGGCTAAATAGCACCTTGCTGCGCGTATTACTAGAAGCGCATCTACACAATCCTGAGCGGCTATTGCTGGCGATGGGTTTAGATATGCCGAAGCCGAAAGTAAAAGGCACATTCGCAGGAATCATGACCAAGCCATGTAAGCCAGAAAAGCCTATAGGGTTTGGTAAGAAGAAGCCTATAGGGTTTGATGATGTTGCGGCACCAGAAAAAGAGCAAACCCTATCCTGTGTAGGGTTCGGCATTTCAGCGCAGCCAATTTCACCAGTAATCGAACTGCATTCAGCGACCATGAACAGGAACGCGACCGTAGCACCGGAGCCACAGCCAACCGATACAGCAGAAGGCGACTATGTGCGAGAGCGTGACGATGACAAGGCAGCCGTTTATTGGGACGAATCGCGCGGGGAGTTCATCAAGCAGACGGTCAAGGCATCCTGCAAGCCTTCGATAATTGCTTCGGTCCGTGTCGCGCTGGAAACAATCGAGAGACACGGCAGCATACCTGTGATGCGATGCTGA
- a CDS encoding cytochrome c5 family protein, which produces MSDAHNEEQSAIKTPKQLVVAILAGFLVPIICIVLLVQFVTNAQKTGAGSEGQTPEAIATRLKPVADEGFTFKDVNAPRVFLTGEEVYKSTCSACHATGAAGAPKFGDAGAWGPRLADGEDKVIGYALHGLRAMPAKGGNPDLDDVEVARAVVFMANAAGGKFKDPVVPAPAAASASAAVPAAAASAAAASGAAAPAAAAASASASAIPAVAAPAK; this is translated from the coding sequence ATGAGCGACGCACACAACGAAGAACAATCCGCAATCAAGACGCCAAAACAGTTAGTAGTCGCTATTCTGGCGGGCTTTTTAGTCCCTATCATTTGTATCGTGTTGCTGGTGCAGTTTGTCACCAATGCGCAAAAAACCGGTGCTGGCTCTGAAGGCCAAACCCCGGAAGCGATCGCCACCCGACTGAAGCCGGTGGCTGACGAAGGCTTTACATTTAAAGACGTGAACGCGCCACGGGTATTTTTGACCGGCGAAGAAGTGTACAAATCAACCTGTTCGGCCTGTCATGCGACTGGTGCCGCTGGTGCGCCAAAATTCGGTGATGCTGGTGCATGGGGACCGCGTCTGGCCGATGGCGAGGATAAAGTAATCGGTTATGCGCTTCACGGTTTGCGCGCAATGCCAGCTAAAGGTGGTAATCCTGATCTTGATGATGTTGAAGTTGCCCGTGCGGTCGTCTTTATGGCGAATGCAGCCGGTGGTAAATTCAAGGACCCAGTCGTTCCCGCGCCCGCTGCAGCCAGCGCCAGCGCCGCTGTTCCGGCAGCCGCCGCTTCGGCAGCCGCCGCTTCGGGAGCCGCCGCTCCGGCTGCAGCAGCAGCCTCCGCCTCTGCTTCAGCGATTCCTGCAGTTGCGGCGCCAGCAAAGTAA
- a CDS encoding OmpA family protein has product MNKFKLGAAALAVTLATAGCANMSDTDRGTATGAGVGAGIGALLGAVSGPGGAGRALGGAAIGGAIGAVAGNIWSNKMEKQKQAMQQATQGTGVQVSQTADNRLKLAIPSDVSFDTGRADIKPNFRPILERFASTLADNNATTVTIIGHTDNTGSDAINDPLSLQRAASTRNFLTARGISPNRFGIEGRGSHEPVAANDTSYNRAQNRRVEIYVAEAQQPPPR; this is encoded by the coding sequence ATGAATAAATTCAAACTCGGCGCAGCAGCATTGGCGGTGACATTAGCTACTGCAGGATGCGCTAACATGTCCGATACAGATCGCGGCACGGCAACCGGTGCTGGCGTAGGTGCAGGTATCGGCGCGTTACTGGGCGCAGTATCCGGTCCGGGCGGCGCGGGTCGCGCACTCGGCGGCGCTGCAATCGGCGGCGCCATTGGCGCGGTCGCTGGCAACATCTGGTCGAACAAGATGGAAAAGCAAAAACAGGCTATGCAACAAGCCACCCAAGGTACTGGCGTGCAGGTTAGCCAAACTGCGGACAACCGTTTAAAACTCGCCATTCCAAGCGATGTTTCGTTCGATACCGGCCGTGCCGATATCAAACCAAACTTCCGTCCGATCCTGGAACGCTTTGCTTCGACCTTAGCTGACAATAATGCCACCACGGTCACGATCATCGGCCACACCGACAATACCGGCAGCGATGCAATCAATGACCCTCTGTCGTTACAACGTGCAGCTAGCACGCGTAACTTCCTGACAGCGCGCGGAATTTCGCCGAATCGCTTCGGCATCGAAGGCCGCGGTTCGCACGAACCGGTCGCCGCAAACGACACCAGTTACAACCGCGCCCAAAATCGCCGCGTTGAAATTTACGTCGCTGAAGCGCAACAACCGCCACCGCGTTAA
- a CDS encoding phage holin family protein yields the protein MDNSTSRHSDAKQSAPHQPGLISSTVGIAKNMFALVISRIELAALEFSEIGTHIVKLMLVFSLGILALLFALAFWSGLVVVLAWDALGWKILLILAALFSVIALAMGLYVRNILRQGRIGLPQTMHELRQDRDALL from the coding sequence ATGGACAACTCAACATCCAGGCATTCCGATGCCAAGCAATCCGCTCCCCATCAACCGGGACTGATATCAAGTACGGTGGGTATCGCCAAAAACATGTTCGCGCTGGTCATCAGCCGGATAGAACTCGCTGCGTTGGAGTTTTCTGAAATTGGCACGCATATCGTCAAGCTCATGCTGGTGTTTTCACTCGGCATTTTGGCATTGTTATTTGCCCTGGCATTTTGGAGCGGACTGGTCGTCGTCCTCGCCTGGGACGCATTAGGTTGGAAGATATTGCTGATATTGGCTGCACTTTTCAGCGTAATCGCTCTCGCAATGGGACTTTACGTCCGTAACATTTTGCGACAAGGCCGCATCGGCCTTCCGCAAACCATGCATGAATTGCGACAGGACCGGGACGCGCTACTTTGA
- a CDS encoding YqjD family protein, with protein sequence MMQKSSFKTTRGDIRSLVKDAQDLFHEAAANTGDTAELLRDKGLELLDLAVAKAQDVQTAALETGKEIAATTDDYVQKNPWGAVVVSATMGLLLGLIISRK encoded by the coding sequence ATGATGCAAAAATCGAGCTTTAAGACTACTCGCGGCGATATCCGGTCGTTAGTAAAAGATGCACAGGATCTATTCCACGAGGCAGCAGCAAACACCGGCGACACAGCAGAGTTGCTGCGCGACAAGGGACTCGAACTTCTCGATTTAGCGGTCGCCAAAGCGCAAGATGTACAAACTGCGGCACTTGAGACCGGAAAAGAAATAGCAGCCACAACGGACGACTATGTCCAAAAAAATCCTTGGGGTGCGGTGGTCGTGTCGGCCACTATGGGTCTTTTACTTGGCCTGATTATCTCCCGTAAATAA
- the rnk gene encoding nucleoside diphosphate kinase regulator, protein MDVKPPITLSSFDMERIEQLLESSTYRNAPAVDSLNETLLRAQVVRPEDIPADVVTMNSAVRFMDDKTNTEHILKLVYPHQATTPDAVSILAPVGSALLGLSVGQSVAWQGPVGRECQLHVLEVTYQPEANGQYNL, encoded by the coding sequence ATGGATGTTAAACCGCCAATCACCCTTTCAAGCTTCGATATGGAGCGGATTGAGCAATTGCTGGAATCCAGCACTTACCGCAATGCGCCGGCTGTCGACTCGTTGAATGAGACGTTACTGCGCGCTCAGGTCGTCCGCCCTGAAGATATACCGGCAGACGTCGTCACAATGAACTCGGCCGTGCGCTTTATGGACGATAAGACCAATACAGAACACATATTAAAATTAGTCTATCCACATCAGGCGACCACGCCCGACGCTGTTTCTATTTTGGCGCCGGTTGGGAGTGCCTTACTCGGCTTATCTGTTGGGCAATCCGTCGCCTGGCAAGGCCCGGTCGGACGCGAGTGTCAGTTGCACGTGCTGGAAGTCACGTATCAGCCCGAAGCCAACGGCCAGTACAACCTTTAA
- a CDS encoding energy transducer TonB — MSAFTLCLLALISVGLTGCVGGLIDHLSNNAQPIHPTPAVTANTTTLDGYKRNLAQRIVAVNSTKVYIGRPQALLRAVIVLKFYIDADGQLLRTQILRTNQDRVAETVAVLSVKNAAPFPKPESYLLRKGEIEISESWLFNNDGRFQLRTLADAQMGE, encoded by the coding sequence ATGTCAGCTTTTACGCTGTGCCTGCTGGCCCTGATTTCGGTGGGACTAACTGGCTGCGTCGGTGGACTGATTGACCATCTTAGTAATAACGCTCAGCCCATCCATCCGACACCTGCAGTCACTGCAAACACCACCACCCTTGACGGCTACAAACGCAATCTCGCCCAACGGATCGTCGCAGTCAATTCAACCAAGGTATACATCGGCCGCCCGCAGGCATTGCTGCGAGCGGTGATTGTTCTGAAATTTTATATCGATGCGGACGGTCAGTTACTACGCACGCAAATTCTACGCACGAATCAAGATCGCGTGGCAGAAACAGTCGCCGTGTTATCGGTAAAAAATGCTGCGCCGTTTCCTAAGCCAGAAAGTTACCTGTTGCGCAAAGGCGAGATCGAGATTTCAGAAAGTTGGCTGTTCAACAACGACGGTCGCTTTCAGTTGCGCACCTTGGCTGACGCGCAAATGGGCGAATAA
- a CDS encoding PACE efflux transporter, which produces MGSSLGGYTSGWQLFFSGLIISTLFRRILHAILFEIGALVILVPLMSYGLGLELFHFGALALILAMCAMACNMLYNHGFEWFEARYGWMRTIPVRIGHTLGFELCFMAVALPITAWWMNISVVQAFMLDLVFSVFFMLYAFCFNWIYDIARRRLNRRTE; this is translated from the coding sequence GTGGGAAGCAGTCTGGGTGGTTATACTTCGGGTTGGCAACTATTTTTTTCAGGACTCATTATCTCTACTTTATTTCGCCGCATTCTTCATGCAATACTTTTCGAAATCGGTGCTCTGGTCATTCTGGTTCCCCTCATGTCCTACGGACTAGGATTGGAATTGTTTCATTTCGGGGCGCTAGCGTTGATCCTCGCAATGTGCGCGATGGCGTGCAATATGCTCTACAACCACGGTTTTGAATGGTTTGAGGCGCGTTATGGATGGATGCGAACCATCCCCGTCCGTATCGGTCATACACTTGGGTTTGAACTGTGCTTTATGGCCGTGGCACTTCCTATCACCGCCTGGTGGATGAACATCAGCGTGGTACAAGCTTTCATGCTCGATTTGGTGTTTTCCGTATTCTTCATGCTGTATGCATTTTGCTTTAACTGGATCTATGACATCGCGCGCCGCCGTCTGAACAGGCGAACCGAATAA
- a CDS encoding GGDEF domain-containing protein, whose protein sequence is MELVQLTRINSITCRMLYWVTLSYALDTLLLSLFARNNVLPMSVTMMYAVMAIVINGGFYFLIRAGYNSRLKDPSMTLAQVLVSTFGQLSFVILAPEVGYLFLINLFTVYAFGVATLSTRRYIVSWLIGAMGLAVVFYLTGARLSLPVGDSRGVMLMYLSFTLTLGRCVFIADYLTRLGRRMSKENSALLLAMERVQELATRDELTNTENRRSLGEILDSEQKRFQRGGESFCIAILDLDGFKTVNDRFGHPVGDEVLKAFVQIVRDQMRLSDHFARYGGDEFVLVLTGTTIAEGLIALERICAMTAIFNWHQFGVGIVVTASIGVTDFRAGETVASAFQRADNALYAAKSAGRNRVVTSNQMQNKGCGIDDVGSIDAAVA, encoded by the coding sequence ATGGAACTCGTACAACTCACTCGTATTAATAGCATTACCTGCCGCATGCTGTATTGGGTAACGTTGAGCTACGCGCTGGACACCTTGCTACTGTCTCTTTTTGCCCGCAATAATGTGCTGCCGATGTCGGTCACGATGATGTACGCCGTGATGGCAATCGTGATTAACGGCGGGTTTTATTTTCTTATTCGCGCAGGATACAACAGCAGGTTAAAAGATCCCAGCATGACCCTGGCCCAGGTGTTGGTGTCAACCTTTGGACAACTGAGTTTTGTCATCCTGGCACCCGAGGTGGGGTATCTGTTTTTGATCAACCTTTTTACCGTGTACGCGTTTGGGGTCGCGACGCTTTCGACCCGTCGCTATATCGTTAGCTGGCTGATCGGTGCCATGGGCCTCGCAGTGGTGTTCTATCTGACAGGTGCCCGGCTCAGTCTGCCAGTTGGAGATTCGCGCGGGGTGATGCTGATGTATTTATCGTTCACGCTGACATTAGGACGATGCGTATTTATCGCCGATTATTTAACCCGCTTGGGTCGGCGCATGTCGAAAGAAAACAGTGCCTTGTTGTTAGCCATGGAGCGTGTGCAAGAATTGGCAACTCGGGACGAATTGACGAATACGGAAAATCGGCGGTCACTGGGTGAAATCCTGGATTCTGAACAGAAGCGATTTCAACGCGGTGGCGAATCATTTTGCATCGCCATTTTGGACCTGGACGGTTTTAAAACGGTGAATGATCGATTCGGCCACCCCGTGGGCGACGAGGTATTAAAAGCCTTCGTGCAGATCGTACGCGACCAAATGCGTCTCAGCGACCATTTCGCCCGCTATGGGGGAGATGAATTTGTATTGGTTCTGACCGGGACGACCATCGCTGAGGGATTGATCGCGCTCGAACGTATTTGCGCTATGACGGCGATCTTTAACTGGCATCAATTCGGTGTAGGTATTGTCGTTACGGCCTCTATTGGCGTGACTGATTTTCGTGCTGGAGAAACGGTGGCATCGGCTTTTCAGCGCGCCGATAACGCGTTGTACGCCGCTAAGTCGGCAGGGCGCAACCGGGTCGTGACCAGCAACCAGATGCAAAATAAAGGATGCGGCATCGACGACGTAGGGTCCATCGATGCGGCTGTGGCTTAG
- a CDS encoding recombination-associated protein RdgC: protein MWFKNLQIYRIPAPWAISSDQLEAFLSKQAFAECSSLEMQSQGWVSPRDNGMLVHVVNRQIILALGTEKKLLPATVINQVAKARAAEIEEQQGFAPGRKQLKDLKEQVTDELLPRAFSIRRTTWVWIDPVNGWLVVDASSPAKAEEVLKLLLGSVDKLQVSGLRTVHSALTSMTDWLVADEAPSGFTVDQDTELRANGEGKATVRYVRHTLEADDVRRHIAAGKQCTRLAMTWADRISFVLTEGLAVKRVAPLDVIKEENDVTSSNDDERFDSDLALMTGELNKLLNDLVFSLGGEPTA from the coding sequence ATGTGGTTTAAAAATCTACAAATTTATCGCATTCCCGCACCTTGGGCGATCTCGTCCGATCAGCTGGAAGCTTTTTTATCCAAACAGGCATTTGCCGAATGCAGCAGTCTGGAAATGCAAAGTCAGGGCTGGGTATCCCCACGCGACAACGGCATGCTGGTCCACGTCGTCAATCGCCAGATTATTCTGGCGCTCGGCACAGAGAAAAAACTGTTACCTGCAACAGTCATCAACCAGGTCGCCAAAGCACGCGCCGCTGAAATCGAAGAGCAACAAGGTTTTGCGCCGGGACGCAAACAACTCAAAGACTTGAAGGAACAGGTCACCGATGAACTGCTGCCACGTGCGTTCAGCATTCGTCGGACCACTTGGGTGTGGATCGATCCGGTAAACGGTTGGCTGGTGGTCGATGCATCGAGCCCGGCTAAAGCAGAAGAAGTCTTGAAGCTTCTACTCGGCTCTGTAGATAAATTGCAGGTTTCCGGACTCCGCACCGTCCACTCGGCACTTACCTCGATGACTGATTGGCTGGTCGCGGATGAAGCGCCAAGCGGATTTACAGTCGATCAGGACACCGAGTTGCGCGCTAACGGTGAAGGCAAAGCCACCGTGCGCTACGTCCGTCACACGCTGGAAGCGGATGACGTAAGGCGCCACATCGCCGCAGGCAAACAATGTACGCGCCTGGCGATGACTTGGGCTGACCGAATTTCATTCGTACTGACCGAAGGGCTCGCGGTTAAACGCGTAGCGCCGCTTGACGTGATCAAGGAAGAAAATGACGTTACCAGCAGCAACGATGACGAACGTTTCGACTCCGATCTGGCGTTAATGACCGGTGAGTTGAATAAACTTCTTAATGATCTGGTATTTTCTTTGGGTGGTGAACCGACAGCCTGA
- a CDS encoding DUF4404 family protein, producing the protein MSIDNLKESLQKLHATLESGAPVDPEIKALLQTLDADIQKVLANNADATLAPPAEEASSDLVNQAQKISARLAVRHPHLEPVFRDIADMLTKMGI; encoded by the coding sequence ATGAGCATCGACAACCTCAAAGAATCATTGCAAAAATTGCACGCAACGCTGGAAAGCGGCGCACCTGTCGATCCTGAAATCAAAGCGCTGCTACAAACTCTGGACGCCGATATACAAAAAGTATTGGCCAACAACGCCGATGCGACATTGGCACCACCGGCTGAAGAAGCCAGCAGCGATCTGGTCAATCAGGCCCAGAAAATCTCTGCACGTCTGGCTGTCCGTCATCCACATCTGGAGCCGGTCTTCCGCGACATCGCCGATATGTTGACCAAAATGGGGATTTAA
- a CDS encoding UvrD-helicase domain-containing protein encodes MSSTPNFGLNAPQREAVKYMDGPCLVLAGAGSGKTRVITQKIAHLIEDCGYEPRHIAALTFTNKAATEMQERIAKLLKEPKQAKHITVSTFHSLGVKILRQEARELGLKDRFSIMDSDDCFSIVQDLAITTDKQLIRRIQTAMSLWKNGLIDPEQALQQAVTEDEAQAARIYLSYVATLKAYQAVDFDDLIRFPVELFRTNEVVRDKWQRRLRYLLVDEYQDTNTCQYELVKLLVTGVGKKPMFTAVGDDDQAIYAWRGATIENLKTLQVDFPDLKVIKLEQNYRSSTRILQAANAVIGNNPKMFEKSLWSDHGLGDPIKVMGMEDDEKEAEQVAIMLSAHRFERRAKFADYAILYRGNHQARIFEKALRRERIPYVMSGGQSFFDKAEIKDIISYLRLIANEDDDPAFIRAITTPKRGVGQATLEILGTVAGQWQCSLFEAVFKGGIDAKLSDRQLYPLRQFGNFINQLEARASRIGPAGSGENAAAVLDDMMKEINYESYLYDSFDDRQAQSKWQNVLDFTNWLKEKGTGGKDGSGEEKNLLELTQMVALMSMLDGRDEEPDAVRMSTLHASKGLEYPHVFLIGVEEGILPHKGDPDAPVEVIAARIEEERRLMYVGITRAQRSLHVSWCKKRKRAGESVHCDMSRFIKEMKLDEGDAVPTEDEVITPQNRLANLKALLQKPRVA; translated from the coding sequence ATGTCGTCTACTCCCAATTTCGGTCTCAACGCTCCCCAACGGGAAGCCGTCAAATACATGGACGGCCCATGCCTGGTGCTGGCCGGCGCAGGTTCGGGAAAGACACGCGTGATCACCCAGAAGATTGCCCATCTGATTGAAGACTGCGGCTACGAGCCGCGCCATATCGCGGCGCTGACATTTACTAACAAGGCCGCCACCGAAATGCAGGAGCGGATTGCCAAGTTATTAAAAGAGCCGAAGCAAGCTAAACACATTACCGTGAGCACGTTTCACTCGCTGGGCGTTAAGATATTACGCCAGGAGGCCCGTGAATTAGGGCTAAAAGATCGCTTCTCGATCATGGATAGCGACGATTGTTTTTCAATTGTGCAAGATTTGGCGATCACCACGGATAAACAATTGATCCGCCGGATTCAAACCGCGATGTCATTGTGGAAAAATGGCTTGATCGATCCGGAACAGGCGCTTCAACAAGCCGTGACCGAAGATGAAGCACAGGCCGCACGCATCTATTTGAGTTATGTAGCAACCTTAAAGGCGTATCAGGCCGTAGATTTCGATGACTTGATTCGCTTCCCGGTAGAGTTATTTCGTACCAATGAAGTCGTGCGCGACAAGTGGCAGCGGCGCCTCCGCTATTTGCTGGTGGATGAATATCAGGACACCAACACTTGTCAGTATGAACTGGTCAAATTATTGGTCACCGGTGTCGGCAAAAAACCCATGTTCACGGCAGTGGGCGATGACGATCAGGCAATTTACGCCTGGCGCGGCGCGACGATTGAAAATCTGAAAACCCTGCAAGTCGATTTCCCGGATTTAAAAGTCATCAAGCTGGAACAAAATTACCGCTCTTCCACGCGGATTTTGCAAGCGGCGAATGCCGTGATCGGCAACAATCCCAAGATGTTCGAAAAATCGCTCTGGTCGGATCACGGTCTCGGCGATCCAATCAAAGTCATGGGAATGGAAGACGACGAGAAGGAAGCTGAGCAAGTTGCCATTATGTTATCGGCACATCGCTTCGAGCGGCGCGCCAAGTTTGCCGATTACGCGATTCTATATCGCGGCAATCATCAGGCCCGGATTTTTGAAAAAGCCTTGCGACGTGAGCGGATTCCGTATGTGATGTCAGGCGGCCAGAGTTTTTTTGACAAGGCCGAGATCAAGGATATCATCAGTTATTTGCGCCTGATCGCCAACGAAGACGACGATCCGGCGTTTATTCGCGCGATTACCACGCCCAAACGCGGCGTAGGTCAGGCGACGCTGGAAATCCTGGGGACGGTTGCCGGCCAATGGCAATGTTCGCTGTTTGAGGCCGTTTTCAAAGGCGGCATTGACGCCAAGCTCTCCGACCGGCAGCTTTACCCGCTACGTCAGTTTGGTAACTTCATCAATCAACTTGAGGCGCGTGCCAGTCGCATCGGACCGGCAGGCAGTGGTGAAAATGCCGCCGCCGTGCTCGACGACATGATGAAGGAAATCAATTACGAATCCTATCTTTACGACAGTTTCGATGATCGCCAGGCCCAAAGCAAATGGCAAAACGTTCTCGATTTCACCAACTGGCTAAAGGAAAAAGGCACCGGGGGCAAAGATGGCAGCGGCGAAGAAAAGAATTTGCTTGAATTGACCCAGATGGTCGCGTTGATGTCGATGCTGGATGGCCGCGACGAAGAACCGGATGCAGTAAGGATGTCCACTTTGCACGCCTCCAAGGGACTGGAATATCCGCATGTGTTCCTGATCGGCGTGGAAGAAGGCATCTTGCCCCACAAAGGCGATCCCGACGCGCCGGTTGAGGTGATCGCAGCGCGGATCGAAGAGGAACGTCGTCTGATGTATGTGGGAATCACCCGCGCCCAACGCAGTCTCCATGTCAGCTGGTGTAAAAAACGCAAGCGTGCCGGCGAAAGCGTGCATTGCGATATGTCGCGTTTTATTAAAGAAATGAAGCTCGACGAAGGCGACGCCGTGCCGACCGAAGATGAAGTGATCACCCCGCAAAACCGGTTGGCAAATTTAAAAGCGTTATTGCAAAAGCCGCGCGTAGCGTGA
- a CDS encoding SRPBCC family protein — protein MKFTHLIEINDPLNPLIKPLSSEQLWRGLVLRAEQQMLFVPHLDGCQILEKSMDGLSRELQYGKLVIRDSVTYLPQLQVRYQVPPQGELLGSSLTMTIEQPQPHALFVRFSYADDVSGAVLSAEEEMVDGYRRAAYLQADIEMIRIIRELADNDGLN, from the coding sequence ATGAAATTTACCCATTTGATCGAAATTAACGATCCTCTCAATCCGTTGATCAAACCATTGAGCTCTGAGCAGCTTTGGCGTGGGCTGGTGCTGCGCGCTGAACAACAGATGTTGTTTGTTCCACATCTGGACGGCTGTCAGATTTTGGAAAAATCGATGGATGGTTTGTCGAGAGAGTTGCAATACGGAAAACTTGTTATTCGAGATAGCGTGACCTATTTGCCGCAGTTACAGGTTCGTTATCAGGTTCCACCGCAAGGAGAGTTGTTAGGCTCAAGTCTGACGATGACTATCGAACAGCCGCAACCGCATGCGCTGTTTGTGCGTTTTTCGTATGCCGATGACGTCAGCGGTGCCGTTTTGAGTGCCGAAGAAGAAATGGTCGATGGCTATCGTCGGGCCGCCTATTTGCAAGCCGATATTGAAATGATCCGCATCATCCGCGAACTCGCTGACAACGATGGGTTAAATTGA
- a CDS encoding chorismate mutase, whose translation MSDSIVNPELLQLRDQIDIVDAQLVKLLGQRFGLTAQVGVLKKQTGLEARDPDRERLQIEKVRKLATDSGVDPDFIENLFQTMLKTVVQKHREV comes from the coding sequence ATGTCAGACAGCATTGTAAATCCCGAATTATTACAGTTACGTGATCAAATTGATATTGTCGATGCGCAGTTGGTAAAGCTGCTAGGTCAGCGATTTGGCCTTACCGCGCAAGTCGGCGTGTTGAAAAAACAGACAGGTCTCGAGGCAAGAGATCCGGATCGTGAACGTTTGCAAATTGAAAAAGTGCGCAAGCTAGCCACCGATTCAGGCGTTGACCCGGATTTCATCGAAAATTTGTTCCAAACCATGTTGAAAACCGTGGTCCAGAAGCATCGCGAGGTGTAG